A single genomic interval of Camelus bactrianus isolate YW-2024 breed Bactrian camel chromosome 15, ASM4877302v1, whole genome shotgun sequence harbors:
- the TIA1 gene encoding cytotoxic granule associated RNA binding protein TIA1 isoform X8: MEDEMPKTLYVGNLSRDVTEALILQLFSQIGPCKNCKMIMDTAGNDPYCFVEFYEHRHAAAALAAMNGRKIMGKEVKVNWATTPSSQKKDTSSSTVVSTQRSQVLVHLHMDSHKLNGVMSGQPKLLAFEKTVKYFNIKLLQCKIISMSLLVISVQKLQLKI; the protein is encoded by the exons aTATGTTGGTAACCTTTCCAGAGATGTGACAGAAGCTCTAATTCTCCAGCTCTTTAGCCAGATTGGACCCTGTAAAAACTGCAAAATGATTATGGAT ACAGCTGGAAATGATCCATACTGTTTTGTGGAGTTTTACGAGCATCGTCATGCAGCTGCAGCACTAGCTGCTATGAATGGGCGGAAGATAATGGGTAAG gaaGTCAAAGTGAATTGGGCAACAACCCCCAGCAGTCAAAAGAAAGATACAAGCA GTAGTACCGTTGTCAGCACACAGCGTTCACAAG TCTTAGTTCACTTGCACATGGATTCACATAAACTGAATGGTGTAATGTCTGGGCAACCAAAACTGTTGGCTTTTGAGAAAACTGTCAAATACTTTAACATCAAACTGTTGCAATGCAAG ATCATTTCCATGTCTTTGTTGGTGATCTCAGTCCAGAAATTACAACTGAAGATATAA